In a single window of the Microbacterium sp. SL75 genome:
- a CDS encoding DEAD/DEAH box helicase, with amino-acid sequence MSSPSPAERFARAAARSTHPHTADFAEMQRFELDDFQIAGCHALEDGRSVLVAAPTGAGKTIVGEFAIHLAMLEPGDKAFYTTPIKALSNQKFHELQEVYGDDEVGLLTGDTNINASARIVVMTTEVLRNMLYADSPALRGLRFVVMDEVHYLADRFRGAVWEEVIIHLPPSVKLVSLSATVSNAEEFGDWLDTVRGDTEVIVSETRPVPLEQHVLVRGDLLPLFDDRAGVATAQVNQELLLIRGGNAGGYENNRRAQEYRSQRHAGGPRHAHQRRGGHKPLRAQQGPRIERIDRPEVVELLQRNHLLPAIFFIFSRAGCDAAVQQLRRANVRLTSAEERVEIRQIVDELTFTLKDEDLAVLHFWEWRDNLERGMASHHAGLLPAFKEVVEELFRRKLVKVVFATETLALGINMPARTVVLEKLEKFNGEARVAITSGEYTQLTGRAGRRGIDVEGHAVVQFTEGLDPQSVAALASRRTYPLNSSFRPTYNMAVNLIDQFGRARAREILESSFAQFQADRSVVGLARQVKEAEESLDGYEKAMTCDRGDFREYSTIRRELSDLEKINRRDATAPRRLRDERQQQIQSLRKRMQRHPCNSCPDREAHARWAERYWKLKRTTDKTRHQIDQRTGTVARVFDRVVEVLATLEYVAIEEDGATVLTPAGRTMRRIYGERDLLVAESLRQGLWQGLDAPSLAALACCLVYEPRRDEAGPGERRLPRGAFREALDTTQTLWQQLDDLERDHRLPGSEPPASGLAPAMHAWAKGLPLDSVLTLADMAAGDFVRWAKQTIDLLDQISLVAEPKLAKTARTALDSVRRGIVAYTSA; translated from the coding sequence GTGAGCTCGCCCAGTCCGGCCGAGCGATTCGCTCGAGCCGCCGCCCGTTCCACGCACCCGCACACGGCGGACTTCGCCGAGATGCAGCGTTTCGAGCTCGACGACTTCCAGATCGCCGGATGCCATGCCCTCGAGGACGGCCGCAGCGTCCTGGTGGCCGCCCCCACGGGCGCAGGAAAGACGATCGTCGGAGAGTTCGCGATCCATCTCGCGATGCTCGAGCCCGGTGACAAGGCGTTCTACACCACCCCGATCAAGGCGCTGTCGAACCAGAAGTTCCACGAGCTGCAAGAGGTCTACGGCGACGACGAGGTCGGCCTGCTCACGGGCGACACGAACATCAACGCCTCGGCGCGCATCGTCGTGATGACGACCGAGGTGCTGCGCAACATGCTCTACGCCGACTCGCCGGCCCTCCGCGGCCTGCGATTCGTCGTGATGGACGAGGTGCACTACCTCGCCGACCGCTTCCGCGGGGCGGTGTGGGAAGAGGTCATCATCCACCTCCCGCCGTCGGTCAAGCTCGTGTCGCTGTCGGCGACGGTGTCGAACGCCGAGGAGTTCGGCGACTGGCTCGACACCGTGCGCGGCGACACCGAGGTGATCGTGTCCGAGACCCGGCCGGTGCCCCTGGAACAGCACGTCCTGGTCCGGGGCGATCTGCTGCCCCTGTTCGACGATCGTGCGGGGGTCGCCACGGCGCAGGTGAACCAGGAGCTGTTGCTCATCCGCGGCGGAAACGCCGGCGGGTACGAGAACAACCGTCGCGCGCAGGAGTACCGCTCCCAGCGGCATGCGGGCGGCCCGCGGCACGCTCACCAGCGTCGCGGCGGACACAAGCCGCTGCGCGCGCAGCAGGGGCCGCGCATCGAGCGCATCGACCGCCCCGAGGTCGTCGAACTGCTGCAGCGGAATCATCTGCTCCCCGCGATCTTCTTCATCTTCAGCCGCGCCGGGTGCGATGCCGCCGTGCAGCAGTTGCGCCGGGCGAACGTGCGTCTGACCTCGGCCGAGGAGCGCGTCGAGATCCGCCAGATCGTCGACGAACTGACATTCACGCTCAAAGACGAAGACCTCGCCGTGCTGCACTTCTGGGAGTGGCGCGACAACCTCGAGCGGGGTATGGCCTCGCATCACGCGGGGTTGCTCCCGGCGTTCAAAGAGGTCGTCGAAGAACTGTTCCGCCGCAAGCTCGTCAAGGTGGTCTTCGCAACCGAGACCCTCGCCCTGGGCATCAACATGCCCGCGCGCACGGTCGTGCTCGAGAAGCTCGAGAAGTTCAACGGTGAGGCGCGCGTCGCCATCACCTCGGGCGAGTACACCCAGTTGACCGGTCGCGCCGGTCGCCGCGGGATCGACGTCGAGGGTCACGCTGTCGTGCAGTTCACCGAGGGGCTCGACCCGCAATCGGTCGCCGCCCTCGCCTCGCGGCGCACGTATCCGCTCAACTCGAGTTTCCGGCCCACGTACAACATGGCCGTCAACCTCATCGATCAGTTCGGTCGCGCCCGCGCCCGCGAGATCCTCGAGTCGTCGTTCGCGCAGTTCCAGGCCGATCGCTCGGTCGTCGGCCTCGCCCGTCAGGTGAAAGAGGCCGAGGAGTCGCTCGACGGCTACGAGAAGGCCATGACGTGCGATCGCGGCGACTTCCGCGAGTACTCCACGATCCGCCGCGAGCTCAGCGACCTCGAGAAGATCAATAGGCGCGATGCCACGGCGCCCCGCCGTCTGCGCGACGAGCGACAGCAGCAGATCCAGTCGCTGCGCAAGCGGATGCAGCGGCATCCCTGCAACTCGTGCCCCGATCGTGAGGCGCACGCGCGCTGGGCGGAGCGGTACTGGAAGCTCAAGCGCACCACCGACAAGACCCGCCATCAGATCGACCAGCGCACGGGCACCGTCGCGCGCGTCTTCGACCGCGTGGTCGAGGTGCTCGCGACCCTCGAGTACGTGGCGATCGAGGAAGACGGCGCAACCGTGCTCACACCGGCCGGCCGCACGATGCGGCGCATCTACGGCGAGCGGGACCTGTTGGTGGCCGAATCGCTGCGGCAGGGCCTGTGGCAGGGACTCGACGCCCCCTCTCTGGCAGCGCTCGCGTGCTGCCTGGTCTACGAACCGCGTCGAGACGAGGCGGGCCCGGGTGAGCGGAGGCTGCCGCGCGGTGCCTTCCGCGAGGCTCTGGACACCACGCAGACCCTGTGGCAGCAACTCGACGACCTCGAGCGCGACCACCGTCTGCCCGGCTCCGAGCCGCCCGCTTCCGGGCTTGCCCCTGCCATGCACGCGTGGGCGAAAGGTCTGCCGCTCGATAGCGTGCTGACGCTCGCGGACATGGCCGCGGGCGATTTCGTCCGCTGGGCGAAGCAGACCATCGACCTGCTCGACCAGATCTCGCTCGTCGCCGAGCCCAAGCTCGCCAAGACCGCTCGCACCGCGCTCGATTCCGTTCGACGCGGCATCGTGGCCTACACCTCGGCATGA